Proteins encoded in a region of the Nicotiana tomentosiformis chromosome 9, ASM39032v3, whole genome shotgun sequence genome:
- the LOC104101766 gene encoding protease Do-like 7 isoform X2 → MEDLCMDIDPPPFKENSLATAEDWRKALGKVVPAVVVLRTTACRAFDTESAGVSSATGFVVDKRRGIILTNRHVVKPGPVMAEAMFVNREEIPVYPIYRDPVHDFGFFRYDPGAIQFLSYEEIPLAPDAAAVGVEIRVVGNDSGEKVSILAGTLARLDRDAPQYKKDGYNDFNTFYMQAASGTKGGSSGSPVIDWQGRAVALNAGSKLSSASAFFLPLERVVRSLKFLQEGGYFSTNTRAAVSIPRGTLQVTFLHKGFDETRRLGLQHETEQLVRNSTPPSETGMLVVDSVVPGGPAQNHLEPGDVLVRMNGEVVTQFLKMETLLDDSVEQKIELQIERGSTPLTVDLLVQDLHSITPDHFLEVSGAVIHPLSYQQARNFRFNCGLVYVAEPGYMLFRAGVPRHSIIKKFAGEGISRLEDLITVLSKLSRGARVPLEYISYKERHQRKSVLVTIDRHEWYAPPQIYKRDDSSGLWTVKLAMRQESPHLVSGIYPVEQDLSNHTGSCTGEVSPKDYIPEQVSQEPRDAVTSMETSGEHVAEGPNSQDDSDNGTKKQRVEENSSVDGDVIADCSLNEHGEERLDESGSVEDAVLRDYQGAAPVAATSVAERVIEPTLVMFEVHVPSSCMLDGVHSQHFLGTGVIVYHSETMGLVAVDKNTVAVPVSDVMISFAAFPIEIPAEVVFLHPFHNFALVAYDPSALGAAGASVIRAAELLPEPALCRGDSVYLVGLSRSLQATSRKSIVTNPSAALKSGSSDVPRYRATNLEVIELDTDFGSTFSGVLTDERGRVQALWGSFSTQLKYSSSSSEEHQFVRGIPINTISQIVDRMTSGTGGPPRLINGLQRPMPCIRILEVELYPTLLSKARSFGLSDAWIQALVKKDPKRRQVLQVKGCFAGSKAENLLEQGDMVLAINKQPVTCFRDIEDACQSLDHSSHDDGRLDLTIFRQGNEIELLVGTDVRDGNGAKQAINWCGGILQDPYPAVRALGFLPEEGHGVYVARWCQGSPAHRHGLFALQWIVEVNGKPTPNLDAFVDVTKSMESLFVYEQFT, encoded by the exons ATGGAGGATTTGTGTATGGACATTGATCCTCCTCCGTTCAAGGAGAACAGCCTCGCTACGGCAGAAGATTGGCGAAAGGCGCTTGGCAAAGTAGTTCCTGCCGTCGTCGTGCTCAGAACCACCGCTTGCCGAGCTTTCGATACCGAATCTGCCGGTGTCAGTTCCGCTACGGGCTTCGTTGTTGATAAGCGTCGCGGAATTATACTCACGAATCGTCATGTTGTTAAACCTG GACCTGTGATGGCAGAAGCTATGTTTGTGAACCGTGAAGAAATACCAGTTTACCCCATATACAGGGACCCT GTTCATGATTTTGGCTTCTTTCGCTACGACCCTGGTGCAATACAATTCTTGAGCTATGAAGAGATTCCTCTTGCTCCTGATGCTGCCGCTGTAGGTGTAGAAATCAGGGTTGTTGGTAATGACAGCGGCGAGAAG GTGTCTATTTTGGCCGGTACCCTTGCTCGATTAGATAGAGATGCTCCGCAGTATAAAAA AGATGGCTACAATGACTTCAACACGTTCTACATGCAA GCTGCTTCGGGGACTAAAGGTGGTTCAAGTGGCTCGCCTGTAATTGATTGGCAAGGAAGAGCTGTTGCCTTGAACGCTGGGAGCAAGTTATCAAGTGCATCTGCTTTTTTCTTGCCTTTAGAACGA GTTGTCAGGTCACTCAAATTCTTACAGGAAGGAGGATATTTTTCTACAAATACACGGGCAGCTGTCTCTATTCCTCGCGGTACGCTTCAG GTGACTTTTCTTCATAAAGGATTTGATGAGACACGCAGGCTTGGTCTTCAACATGAGACGGAACAG TTGGTGCGCAATTCCACTCCACCCAGCGAAACTGGAATGCTTGTTGTCGATTCTGTG GTTCCTGGTGGCCCAGCTCAAAATCATTTAGAGCCCGGTGATGTGCTTGTTCGCATGAATGGGGAG GTTGTTACCCAGTTCCTGAAGATGGAAACTTTACTTGATGACAGCGTCGAGCAGAAAATTGAGCTTCAAATTGAAAGGGGCAGCACTCCTTTGACAGTAGACTTGTTG GTTCAGGATTTGCACTCAATTACTCCTGACCACTTCTTGGAAGTTAGTGGTGCAGTAATACACCCCCTTTCTTATCAACAG GCTAGAAATTTTCGTTTTAACTGTGGTCTTGTCTATGTCGCCGAACCAGG ATACATGCTATTTAGAGCAGGAGTTCCTCGCCATTCCATAATTAAAAAGTTTGCAGGGGAAGGTATATCAAGACTTGAAGACTTAATTACCGTTTTATCTAAGTTGTCTAGGGGAGCAAGAGTACCATTGGAGTATATAAGCTACAAAGAACGTCATCAAAGAAAG TCTGTCTTGGTCACAATTGACCGCCATGAGTGGTATGCACCCCCACAGATATATAAGCGCGATGACAGCTCTGGCTTATGGACAGTGAAACTGGCTATGCGGCAGGAATCCCCACACTTGGTATCTGGCATTTATCCAGTCGAACAAGATTTATCAAATCATACCGGGTCTTGTACTGGTGAGGTTAGTCCAAAGGACTATATACCTGAACAAGTCAGCCAAGAACCCCGGGATGCAGTTACTAGTATGGAAACTAGTGGTGAACATGTTGCCGAGGGACCAAATTCTCAGGATGATTCTGATAATGGAACAAAGAAACAGAGGGTAGAAGAGAACTCATCTGTAGATGGTGATGTAATAGCGGATTGTTCTTTAAATGAGCATGGAGAAGAAAGATTGGATGAGTCTGGATCTGTGGAAGATGCAGTTCTGAGAGATTATCAGGGTGCAGCACCTGTAGCAGCTACTTCAGTTGCTGAGCGCGTAATTGAGCCTACTCTTGTGATGTTTGAG GTTCATGTCCCTTCATCATGTATGCTTGATGGTGTTCACTCGCAGCATTTTCTTGGAACTGGGGTAATTGTATATCATTCCGAAACCATGGGCTTGGTTGCTGTTGACAAAAACACAGTCGCTGTACCAGTTTCTGATGTCATGATATCGTTTGCTGCCTTTCCTATTGAAATTCCTGCCGAG GTAGTCTTCCTCCACCCTTTCCATAATTTTGCTTTGGTTGCATATGACCCCTCTGCTTTGGGAGCTGCTGGCGCCTCTGTGATTCGTGCTGCTGAACTTCTTCCTG AGCCTGCTCTTTGTCGAGGAGATTCAGTTTATCTAGTGGGATTGAGTAGAAGTCTACAGGCAACCTCTAGGAAATCAATTGTCACTAACCCTTCTGCTGCTTTGAAAAGTGGATCCTCTGATGTTCCGCGATACAGAGCTACAAATCTGGAAGTCATTGAGCTTGACACTG ATTTTGGAAGCACCTTTTCTGGTGTGCTTACTGATGAGCGTGGAAGGGTTCAAGCTTTATGGGGAAGCTTTTCAACGCAG CTCAAGTATAGCTCGAGTTCATCAGAAGAGCACCAATTTGTCCGAGGTATACCAATTAATACAATAAGCCAAATCGTTGACAGGATGACTTCTGGCACAGGGGGACCACCTCGTCTTATAAATGGTTTGCAAAGACCTATGCCGTGCATAAGAATATTAGAAGTAGAACTTTACCCTACTTTGCTTTCCAAAGCTCGAAGTTTTGGACTAAGTGATGCATGGATCCAG GCCCTTGTGAAGAAGGATCCTAAGAGACGCCAGGTTTTGCAAGTTAAAGGTTGCTTTGCTGGCTCAAAAGCTGAAAACTTGTTGGAACAAGGGGACATGGTCTTAGCAATTAATAAGCAGCCAGTTACATGCTTTCGTGACATTGAAGATGCATGCCAATCGTTAGACCATTCCAGTCACGATGATGGAAGACTAGATTTGACAATCTTCCGTCAG GGAAATGAAATTGAACTACTTGTGGGAACGGATGTAAGGGATGGAAATGGAGCCAAACAGGCAATAAATTGGTGTGGCGGTATTCTCCAAGACCCTTATCCAGCTGTACGTGCACTTGGGTTTCTGCCCGAAGAAGGCCATGGAGTATATGTGGCAAG GTGGTGTCAGGGGAGTCCTGCACATCGTCATGGTCTCTTTGCTCTTCAATGGATAGTTGAAGTCAACGGCAAACCAACACCTAACCTAGATGCTTTTGTCGATGTGACTAAg AGCATGGAGAGTTTGTTCGTGTACGAACAGTTCACCTGA
- the LOC104101766 gene encoding protease Do-like 7 isoform X3: MEDLCMDIDPPPFKENSLATAEDWRKALGKVVPAVVVLRTTACRAFDTESAGVSSATGFVVDKRRGIILTNRHVVKPGPVMAEAMFVNREEIPVYPIYRDPVHDFGFFRYDPGAIQFLSYEEIPLAPDAAAVGVEIRVVGNDSGEKVSILAGTLARLDRDAPQYKKDGYNDFNTFYMQAASGTKGGSSGSPVIDWQGRAVALNAGSKLSSASAFFLPLERVVRSLKFLQEGGYFSTNTRAAVSIPRGTLQVTFLHKGFDETRRLGLQHETEQLVRNSTPPSETGMLVVDSVVPGGPAQNHLEPGDVLVRMNGEVVTQFLKMETLLDDSVEQKIELQIERGSTPLTVDLLVQDLHSITPDHFLEVSGAVIHPLSYQQARNFRFNCGLVYVAEPGYMLFRAGVPRHSIIKKFAGEGISRLEDLITVLSKLSRGARVPLEYISYKERHQRKSVLVTIDRHEWYAPPQIYKRDDSSGLWTVKLAMRQESPHLVSGIYPVEQDLSNHTGSCTGEVSPKDYIPEQVSQEPRDAVTSMETSGEHVAEGPNSQDDSDNGTKKQRVEENSSVDGDVIADCSLNEHGEERLDESGSVEDAVLRDYQGAAPVAATSVAERVIEPTLVMFEVHVPSSCMLDGVHSQHFLGTGVIVYHSETMGLVAVDKNTVAVPVSDVMISFAAFPIEIPAEVVFLHPFHNFALVAYDPSALGAAGASVIRAAELLPDFGSTFSGVLTDERGRVQALWGSFSTQLKYSSSSSEEHQFVRGIPINTISQIVDRMTSGTGGPPRLINGLQRPMPCIRILEVELYPTLLSKARSFGLSDAWIQALVKKDPKRRQVLQVKGCFAGSKAENLLEQGDMVLAINKQPVTCFRDIEDACQSLDHSSHDDGRLDLTIFRQGNEIELLVGTDVRDGNGAKQAINWCGGILQDPYPAVRALGFLPEEGHGVYVARWCQGSPAHRHGLFALQWIVEVNGKPTPNLDAFVDVTKAIEHGEFVRVRTVHLNGKPRVLTLKQDLHYWPTWELRFDPETAMWRRKVIKALDSGVL, translated from the exons ATGGAGGATTTGTGTATGGACATTGATCCTCCTCCGTTCAAGGAGAACAGCCTCGCTACGGCAGAAGATTGGCGAAAGGCGCTTGGCAAAGTAGTTCCTGCCGTCGTCGTGCTCAGAACCACCGCTTGCCGAGCTTTCGATACCGAATCTGCCGGTGTCAGTTCCGCTACGGGCTTCGTTGTTGATAAGCGTCGCGGAATTATACTCACGAATCGTCATGTTGTTAAACCTG GACCTGTGATGGCAGAAGCTATGTTTGTGAACCGTGAAGAAATACCAGTTTACCCCATATACAGGGACCCT GTTCATGATTTTGGCTTCTTTCGCTACGACCCTGGTGCAATACAATTCTTGAGCTATGAAGAGATTCCTCTTGCTCCTGATGCTGCCGCTGTAGGTGTAGAAATCAGGGTTGTTGGTAATGACAGCGGCGAGAAG GTGTCTATTTTGGCCGGTACCCTTGCTCGATTAGATAGAGATGCTCCGCAGTATAAAAA AGATGGCTACAATGACTTCAACACGTTCTACATGCAA GCTGCTTCGGGGACTAAAGGTGGTTCAAGTGGCTCGCCTGTAATTGATTGGCAAGGAAGAGCTGTTGCCTTGAACGCTGGGAGCAAGTTATCAAGTGCATCTGCTTTTTTCTTGCCTTTAGAACGA GTTGTCAGGTCACTCAAATTCTTACAGGAAGGAGGATATTTTTCTACAAATACACGGGCAGCTGTCTCTATTCCTCGCGGTACGCTTCAG GTGACTTTTCTTCATAAAGGATTTGATGAGACACGCAGGCTTGGTCTTCAACATGAGACGGAACAG TTGGTGCGCAATTCCACTCCACCCAGCGAAACTGGAATGCTTGTTGTCGATTCTGTG GTTCCTGGTGGCCCAGCTCAAAATCATTTAGAGCCCGGTGATGTGCTTGTTCGCATGAATGGGGAG GTTGTTACCCAGTTCCTGAAGATGGAAACTTTACTTGATGACAGCGTCGAGCAGAAAATTGAGCTTCAAATTGAAAGGGGCAGCACTCCTTTGACAGTAGACTTGTTG GTTCAGGATTTGCACTCAATTACTCCTGACCACTTCTTGGAAGTTAGTGGTGCAGTAATACACCCCCTTTCTTATCAACAG GCTAGAAATTTTCGTTTTAACTGTGGTCTTGTCTATGTCGCCGAACCAGG ATACATGCTATTTAGAGCAGGAGTTCCTCGCCATTCCATAATTAAAAAGTTTGCAGGGGAAGGTATATCAAGACTTGAAGACTTAATTACCGTTTTATCTAAGTTGTCTAGGGGAGCAAGAGTACCATTGGAGTATATAAGCTACAAAGAACGTCATCAAAGAAAG TCTGTCTTGGTCACAATTGACCGCCATGAGTGGTATGCACCCCCACAGATATATAAGCGCGATGACAGCTCTGGCTTATGGACAGTGAAACTGGCTATGCGGCAGGAATCCCCACACTTGGTATCTGGCATTTATCCAGTCGAACAAGATTTATCAAATCATACCGGGTCTTGTACTGGTGAGGTTAGTCCAAAGGACTATATACCTGAACAAGTCAGCCAAGAACCCCGGGATGCAGTTACTAGTATGGAAACTAGTGGTGAACATGTTGCCGAGGGACCAAATTCTCAGGATGATTCTGATAATGGAACAAAGAAACAGAGGGTAGAAGAGAACTCATCTGTAGATGGTGATGTAATAGCGGATTGTTCTTTAAATGAGCATGGAGAAGAAAGATTGGATGAGTCTGGATCTGTGGAAGATGCAGTTCTGAGAGATTATCAGGGTGCAGCACCTGTAGCAGCTACTTCAGTTGCTGAGCGCGTAATTGAGCCTACTCTTGTGATGTTTGAG GTTCATGTCCCTTCATCATGTATGCTTGATGGTGTTCACTCGCAGCATTTTCTTGGAACTGGGGTAATTGTATATCATTCCGAAACCATGGGCTTGGTTGCTGTTGACAAAAACACAGTCGCTGTACCAGTTTCTGATGTCATGATATCGTTTGCTGCCTTTCCTATTGAAATTCCTGCCGAG GTAGTCTTCCTCCACCCTTTCCATAATTTTGCTTTGGTTGCATATGACCCCTCTGCTTTGGGAGCTGCTGGCGCCTCTGTGATTCGTGCTGCTGAACTTCTTCCTG ATTTTGGAAGCACCTTTTCTGGTGTGCTTACTGATGAGCGTGGAAGGGTTCAAGCTTTATGGGGAAGCTTTTCAACGCAG CTCAAGTATAGCTCGAGTTCATCAGAAGAGCACCAATTTGTCCGAGGTATACCAATTAATACAATAAGCCAAATCGTTGACAGGATGACTTCTGGCACAGGGGGACCACCTCGTCTTATAAATGGTTTGCAAAGACCTATGCCGTGCATAAGAATATTAGAAGTAGAACTTTACCCTACTTTGCTTTCCAAAGCTCGAAGTTTTGGACTAAGTGATGCATGGATCCAG GCCCTTGTGAAGAAGGATCCTAAGAGACGCCAGGTTTTGCAAGTTAAAGGTTGCTTTGCTGGCTCAAAAGCTGAAAACTTGTTGGAACAAGGGGACATGGTCTTAGCAATTAATAAGCAGCCAGTTACATGCTTTCGTGACATTGAAGATGCATGCCAATCGTTAGACCATTCCAGTCACGATGATGGAAGACTAGATTTGACAATCTTCCGTCAG GGAAATGAAATTGAACTACTTGTGGGAACGGATGTAAGGGATGGAAATGGAGCCAAACAGGCAATAAATTGGTGTGGCGGTATTCTCCAAGACCCTTATCCAGCTGTACGTGCACTTGGGTTTCTGCCCGAAGAAGGCCATGGAGTATATGTGGCAAG GTGGTGTCAGGGGAGTCCTGCACATCGTCATGGTCTCTTTGCTCTTCAATGGATAGTTGAAGTCAACGGCAAACCAACACCTAACCTAGATGCTTTTGTCGATGTGACTAAg GCAATAGAGCATGGAGAGTTTGTTCGTGTACGAACAGTTCACCTGAATGGGAAGCCCCGAGTGCTCACATTGAAGCAGGATTTACACTACTGGCCAACATGGGAACTTAGGTTTGATCCTGAAACTGCAATGTGGCGACGCAAAGTAATCAAAGCATTGGATTCTGGTGTTCTGTGA
- the LOC104101766 gene encoding protease Do-like 7 isoform X1 produces the protein MEDLCMDIDPPPFKENSLATAEDWRKALGKVVPAVVVLRTTACRAFDTESAGVSSATGFVVDKRRGIILTNRHVVKPGPVMAEAMFVNREEIPVYPIYRDPVHDFGFFRYDPGAIQFLSYEEIPLAPDAAAVGVEIRVVGNDSGEKVSILAGTLARLDRDAPQYKKDGYNDFNTFYMQAASGTKGGSSGSPVIDWQGRAVALNAGSKLSSASAFFLPLERVVRSLKFLQEGGYFSTNTRAAVSIPRGTLQVTFLHKGFDETRRLGLQHETEQLVRNSTPPSETGMLVVDSVVPGGPAQNHLEPGDVLVRMNGEVVTQFLKMETLLDDSVEQKIELQIERGSTPLTVDLLVQDLHSITPDHFLEVSGAVIHPLSYQQARNFRFNCGLVYVAEPGYMLFRAGVPRHSIIKKFAGEGISRLEDLITVLSKLSRGARVPLEYISYKERHQRKSVLVTIDRHEWYAPPQIYKRDDSSGLWTVKLAMRQESPHLVSGIYPVEQDLSNHTGSCTGEVSPKDYIPEQVSQEPRDAVTSMETSGEHVAEGPNSQDDSDNGTKKQRVEENSSVDGDVIADCSLNEHGEERLDESGSVEDAVLRDYQGAAPVAATSVAERVIEPTLVMFEVHVPSSCMLDGVHSQHFLGTGVIVYHSETMGLVAVDKNTVAVPVSDVMISFAAFPIEIPAEVVFLHPFHNFALVAYDPSALGAAGASVIRAAELLPEPALCRGDSVYLVGLSRSLQATSRKSIVTNPSAALKSGSSDVPRYRATNLEVIELDTDFGSTFSGVLTDERGRVQALWGSFSTQLKYSSSSSEEHQFVRGIPINTISQIVDRMTSGTGGPPRLINGLQRPMPCIRILEVELYPTLLSKARSFGLSDAWIQALVKKDPKRRQVLQVKGCFAGSKAENLLEQGDMVLAINKQPVTCFRDIEDACQSLDHSSHDDGRLDLTIFRQGNEIELLVGTDVRDGNGAKQAINWCGGILQDPYPAVRALGFLPEEGHGVYVARWCQGSPAHRHGLFALQWIVEVNGKPTPNLDAFVDVTKAIEHGEFVRVRTVHLNGKPRVLTLKQDLHYWPTWELRFDPETAMWRRKVIKALDSGVL, from the exons ATGGAGGATTTGTGTATGGACATTGATCCTCCTCCGTTCAAGGAGAACAGCCTCGCTACGGCAGAAGATTGGCGAAAGGCGCTTGGCAAAGTAGTTCCTGCCGTCGTCGTGCTCAGAACCACCGCTTGCCGAGCTTTCGATACCGAATCTGCCGGTGTCAGTTCCGCTACGGGCTTCGTTGTTGATAAGCGTCGCGGAATTATACTCACGAATCGTCATGTTGTTAAACCTG GACCTGTGATGGCAGAAGCTATGTTTGTGAACCGTGAAGAAATACCAGTTTACCCCATATACAGGGACCCT GTTCATGATTTTGGCTTCTTTCGCTACGACCCTGGTGCAATACAATTCTTGAGCTATGAAGAGATTCCTCTTGCTCCTGATGCTGCCGCTGTAGGTGTAGAAATCAGGGTTGTTGGTAATGACAGCGGCGAGAAG GTGTCTATTTTGGCCGGTACCCTTGCTCGATTAGATAGAGATGCTCCGCAGTATAAAAA AGATGGCTACAATGACTTCAACACGTTCTACATGCAA GCTGCTTCGGGGACTAAAGGTGGTTCAAGTGGCTCGCCTGTAATTGATTGGCAAGGAAGAGCTGTTGCCTTGAACGCTGGGAGCAAGTTATCAAGTGCATCTGCTTTTTTCTTGCCTTTAGAACGA GTTGTCAGGTCACTCAAATTCTTACAGGAAGGAGGATATTTTTCTACAAATACACGGGCAGCTGTCTCTATTCCTCGCGGTACGCTTCAG GTGACTTTTCTTCATAAAGGATTTGATGAGACACGCAGGCTTGGTCTTCAACATGAGACGGAACAG TTGGTGCGCAATTCCACTCCACCCAGCGAAACTGGAATGCTTGTTGTCGATTCTGTG GTTCCTGGTGGCCCAGCTCAAAATCATTTAGAGCCCGGTGATGTGCTTGTTCGCATGAATGGGGAG GTTGTTACCCAGTTCCTGAAGATGGAAACTTTACTTGATGACAGCGTCGAGCAGAAAATTGAGCTTCAAATTGAAAGGGGCAGCACTCCTTTGACAGTAGACTTGTTG GTTCAGGATTTGCACTCAATTACTCCTGACCACTTCTTGGAAGTTAGTGGTGCAGTAATACACCCCCTTTCTTATCAACAG GCTAGAAATTTTCGTTTTAACTGTGGTCTTGTCTATGTCGCCGAACCAGG ATACATGCTATTTAGAGCAGGAGTTCCTCGCCATTCCATAATTAAAAAGTTTGCAGGGGAAGGTATATCAAGACTTGAAGACTTAATTACCGTTTTATCTAAGTTGTCTAGGGGAGCAAGAGTACCATTGGAGTATATAAGCTACAAAGAACGTCATCAAAGAAAG TCTGTCTTGGTCACAATTGACCGCCATGAGTGGTATGCACCCCCACAGATATATAAGCGCGATGACAGCTCTGGCTTATGGACAGTGAAACTGGCTATGCGGCAGGAATCCCCACACTTGGTATCTGGCATTTATCCAGTCGAACAAGATTTATCAAATCATACCGGGTCTTGTACTGGTGAGGTTAGTCCAAAGGACTATATACCTGAACAAGTCAGCCAAGAACCCCGGGATGCAGTTACTAGTATGGAAACTAGTGGTGAACATGTTGCCGAGGGACCAAATTCTCAGGATGATTCTGATAATGGAACAAAGAAACAGAGGGTAGAAGAGAACTCATCTGTAGATGGTGATGTAATAGCGGATTGTTCTTTAAATGAGCATGGAGAAGAAAGATTGGATGAGTCTGGATCTGTGGAAGATGCAGTTCTGAGAGATTATCAGGGTGCAGCACCTGTAGCAGCTACTTCAGTTGCTGAGCGCGTAATTGAGCCTACTCTTGTGATGTTTGAG GTTCATGTCCCTTCATCATGTATGCTTGATGGTGTTCACTCGCAGCATTTTCTTGGAACTGGGGTAATTGTATATCATTCCGAAACCATGGGCTTGGTTGCTGTTGACAAAAACACAGTCGCTGTACCAGTTTCTGATGTCATGATATCGTTTGCTGCCTTTCCTATTGAAATTCCTGCCGAG GTAGTCTTCCTCCACCCTTTCCATAATTTTGCTTTGGTTGCATATGACCCCTCTGCTTTGGGAGCTGCTGGCGCCTCTGTGATTCGTGCTGCTGAACTTCTTCCTG AGCCTGCTCTTTGTCGAGGAGATTCAGTTTATCTAGTGGGATTGAGTAGAAGTCTACAGGCAACCTCTAGGAAATCAATTGTCACTAACCCTTCTGCTGCTTTGAAAAGTGGATCCTCTGATGTTCCGCGATACAGAGCTACAAATCTGGAAGTCATTGAGCTTGACACTG ATTTTGGAAGCACCTTTTCTGGTGTGCTTACTGATGAGCGTGGAAGGGTTCAAGCTTTATGGGGAAGCTTTTCAACGCAG CTCAAGTATAGCTCGAGTTCATCAGAAGAGCACCAATTTGTCCGAGGTATACCAATTAATACAATAAGCCAAATCGTTGACAGGATGACTTCTGGCACAGGGGGACCACCTCGTCTTATAAATGGTTTGCAAAGACCTATGCCGTGCATAAGAATATTAGAAGTAGAACTTTACCCTACTTTGCTTTCCAAAGCTCGAAGTTTTGGACTAAGTGATGCATGGATCCAG GCCCTTGTGAAGAAGGATCCTAAGAGACGCCAGGTTTTGCAAGTTAAAGGTTGCTTTGCTGGCTCAAAAGCTGAAAACTTGTTGGAACAAGGGGACATGGTCTTAGCAATTAATAAGCAGCCAGTTACATGCTTTCGTGACATTGAAGATGCATGCCAATCGTTAGACCATTCCAGTCACGATGATGGAAGACTAGATTTGACAATCTTCCGTCAG GGAAATGAAATTGAACTACTTGTGGGAACGGATGTAAGGGATGGAAATGGAGCCAAACAGGCAATAAATTGGTGTGGCGGTATTCTCCAAGACCCTTATCCAGCTGTACGTGCACTTGGGTTTCTGCCCGAAGAAGGCCATGGAGTATATGTGGCAAG GTGGTGTCAGGGGAGTCCTGCACATCGTCATGGTCTCTTTGCTCTTCAATGGATAGTTGAAGTCAACGGCAAACCAACACCTAACCTAGATGCTTTTGTCGATGTGACTAAg GCAATAGAGCATGGAGAGTTTGTTCGTGTACGAACAGTTCACCTGAATGGGAAGCCCCGAGTGCTCACATTGAAGCAGGATTTACACTACTGGCCAACATGGGAACTTAGGTTTGATCCTGAAACTGCAATGTGGCGACGCAAAGTAATCAAAGCATTGGATTCTGGTGTTCTGTGA